The following proteins come from a genomic window of Oxyura jamaicensis isolate SHBP4307 breed ruddy duck chromosome 12, BPBGC_Ojam_1.0, whole genome shotgun sequence:
- the CHST13 gene encoding carbohydrate sulfotransferase 13 produces the protein MRRSRAPRRLALAACLGSLVLGVFYLQSSLKPAAEDGAMRTAWQGKAGRSPLQALYESDQLEQSSLQAVHQQRRELLSNVCSRYTRKRRLLRPDDLRHLVVDDTHGLLYCYVPKVACTNWKRVMMVLTGQGKYRDPLEIPANEAHVSSNLRTLSEYSIPEINHRLRSYLKFIFVREPFERLVSAYRNKFTRSYNTAFHKRYGTKIIRRHRQEPSDRALERGDDVRFEEFVYYLLDPRTQREEPFNEHWERVHSLCHPCIVHYDVVGKYETLVEDANYILQLVGADTSVKFPSSSKTTRTTDDMTAQFFQDISPFYQRRLFNLYKMDYLLFNYSIPSYLRIR, from the exons ctgcagaagaCGGGGCCATGAGGACGGCctggcaggggaaggcaggtCGCAGCCCGCTCCAGGCCCTGTACGAGAGTGACCAG ctggAGCAGTCATCACTGCAGGCAGTTCACCAGCAGAGACGCGAGCTGTTGAGCAACGTCTGCAGCCGTTACACCCGCAAGCGACGTCTCCTGCGGCCGGATGACTTGCGGCACTTGGTGGTGGATGACACGCACGGGCTGCTCTACTGCTACGTGCCCAAAGTGGCTTGCACTAACTGGAAGCGGGTGATGATGGTCCTGACGGGGCAAGGCAAGTACCGGGACCCTTTGGAAATCCCTGCCAACGAGGCCCACGTCTCATCCAACCTGCGCACCCTCTCCGAATACAGCATCCCCGAGATCAACCACCGCCTGCGCAGCTACCTCAAGTTCATCTTCGTGCGGGAGCCCTTCGAGCGCCTGGTCTCGGCGTACCGCAACAAGTTCACCCGCAGCTACAACACGGCCTTCCACAAGCGCTACGGGACCAAGATCATCCGGCGGCACCGGCAGGAGCCCAGCGACAGGGCGCTGGAGCGCGGGGACGACGTGCGCTTCGAGGAGTTCGTCTACTACCTGCTGGATCCACGGACGCAGCGGGAGGAGCCCTTCAATGAGCACTGGGAGCGGGTGCACTCACTCTGCCACCCCTGCATTGTCCACTACGACGTGGTGGGCAAGTACGAGACCTTGGTTGAAGATGCCAACTACATCCTCCAGCTGGTGGGGGCCGACACGAGCGTCAAGTTCCCGTCCTCGTCCAAGACCACGAGGACGACAGACGACATGACAGCCCAGTTCTTCCAGGACATTAGCCCCTTCTACCAAAGGAGACTCTTTAATTTATACAAAATGGACTACTTGCTGTTCAATTACTCCATCCCCTCTTACCTCCGCATCCGatga